One genomic window of Polyangium aurulentum includes the following:
- a CDS encoding calcium-binding protein, producing MAQLSRMVFGLVPAIVLFLGAAGCVTEVSGGEGGQGGEGGSSGEGGSGGAGGQGGDDSASSTPLVLSFDGAAVEFGADATRAFDVNGAASQVTDWPTARTPWLALDRDGSGAIEDGRELFGSMSPLAAGGTGPNGFVALRELDGNGDGRITAEDPAFAKLVVWSDKDADRASSSGELSSVSAWEIVSIDLDYVTIPRCDARGNCEGERAPFQYRDAAGVLRTGTVIDVRLPPQR from the coding sequence ATGGCTCAGCTTTCCCGTATGGTTTTCGGTCTGGTCCCCGCGATCGTGCTCTTCCTCGGCGCCGCAGGGTGCGTCACGGAGGTCTCCGGAGGCGAGGGCGGCCAAGGAGGTGAGGGCGGTAGCAGCGGTGAGGGCGGCAGCGGAGGCGCGGGCGGTCAAGGCGGCGACGACAGCGCGAGCAGCACGCCGCTCGTGCTCTCGTTCGACGGGGCGGCGGTCGAATTCGGGGCCGACGCGACGCGCGCATTCGACGTCAACGGCGCCGCGAGCCAGGTGACGGATTGGCCCACGGCGAGGACGCCGTGGCTCGCGCTCGATCGGGACGGCAGCGGGGCCATCGAGGACGGGCGGGAGCTCTTCGGCTCGATGTCGCCGCTCGCGGCCGGGGGCACGGGGCCGAACGGTTTCGTCGCGCTGCGCGAGCTGGATGGCAATGGCGACGGTCGGATCACGGCAGAAGATCCGGCCTTCGCGAAGCTCGTCGTCTGGAGCGACAAGGACGCCGACCGCGCGTCGTCCTCCGGGGAGCTTTCGAGCGTGTCGGCGTGGGAGATCGTCTCGATCGATCTCGATTACGTGACGATCCCGCGTTGCGACGCGCGCGGCAATTGCGAGGGGGAGCGGGCGCCGTTCCAGTATCGCGACGCCGCGGGCGTGCTGCGCACGGGCACGGTGATCGACGTGCGCCTGCCGCCGCAGCGCTGA
- a CDS encoding calcium-binding protein, producing the protein MAQLSRRVFGLVPALALVFGAVGCVTEVETGGGGEGGSGGDDGSGGECTEYTGDCQPGDSRLCEGIPAEMGVYQPCNVNEDDCTTKWEAMDCNTPLVLSFDGAAVEFAADATRAFDVNGASSQVTDWPTARTPWLALDRNGSGAIEDGRELFGSMSPLAAGGTGPNGFVALRELDGNGDGRITAEDPAFTKLVVWSDKDADRTSSSGELSSVSAWEIVSIDLDYVMAPRCDARGNCEGERAPFQYRDAAGVLRTGTVIDVRLPPQR; encoded by the coding sequence ATGGCTCAGCTTTCCCGTCGCGTTTTCGGTCTGGTCCCCGCGCTTGCTCTCGTCTTCGGCGCCGTGGGGTGTGTCACGGAGGTCGAGACCGGCGGTGGCGGCGAGGGCGGCAGCGGCGGCGACGACGGCAGCGGCGGCGAATGCACCGAGTACACGGGCGATTGCCAGCCGGGAGATTCCAGGCTCTGCGAGGGCATTCCCGCAGAGATGGGCGTCTACCAGCCCTGCAACGTCAACGAGGACGACTGCACGACGAAGTGGGAAGCGATGGACTGCAACACGCCGCTCGTGCTCTCGTTCGACGGGGCGGCGGTCGAATTCGCGGCCGATGCGACGCGCGCATTCGACGTCAACGGCGCCTCGAGCCAGGTGACCGATTGGCCCACGGCAAGGACGCCGTGGCTCGCGCTCGATCGGAACGGCAGCGGAGCCATCGAGGACGGGCGGGAGCTTTTCGGCTCGATGTCGCCGCTCGCGGCCGGGGGCACGGGGCCGAACGGTTTCGTCGCGCTGCGCGAGCTGGATGGCAATGGCGACGGTCGGATCACGGCAGAGGATCCGGCCTTCACGAAGCTCGTCGTGTGGAGCGACAAGGACGCCGACCGCACGTCGTCGTCGGGGGAGCTTTCGAGCGTGTCGGCGTGGGAGATCGTGTCGATCGATCTCGATTACGTGATGGCTCCGCGCTGCGACGCGCGCGGCAATTGCGAGGGGGAGCGGGCGCCGTTCCAGTATCGCGACGCCGCGGGCGTGCTGCGCACGGGCACGGTGATCGACGTTCGCTTGCCGCCGCAGCGCTGA
- a CDS encoding acyl-CoA dehydrogenase has translation MPSQNPLVSDRLVDFLLFEVLDTEALLTLPAFADHSRETVGLYLSAARRLAREVLFPAYKPMDEAPPRFEDGRVHVHPAMRALYPRLVELGVLNATRPPEVGGQKLPLTVAALASSYLMAANLSAYGYLGLTTGAARLIESFGSDAMKEQFMAPMYRGEWTGTMALTEPQAGSSLSDVKTRAIPTDEGHYLIRGSKIFISGGDQDITENIVHLTLARIDGAPPGTKGISLFAIPKLRPEGDRLVPNDVHVAGVIHKIGWRGLPSLALNFGEEGHCRGWLVGEPHRGLSYMFQMMNEARLMVGMNGVATASVAFHEALEYARTRPQGRPAASKDPSLPQVPIVEHTDVRRMLLRQKAIVEGGLALLATCAHLTDLAEHAEDAPARRRAFLLLDLLTPIAKSFPAEKGFEANALSVQVLGGYGYTSEYLPEAWLRDQKLNSIHEGTTGIQSMDLLGRKVPAANGEAFMALLEEIAASAARARAAGVEPELAQRVEGASMAMREVTLHLVGLGQKGDVEGMLRHSAHYLDLASTVVIGWQWLNLATAARAGAASNVRPTDAPFYEGIQCAAQYWIRTELPRVGHLSQLCRSGEDSYARMQPDWF, from the coding sequence ATGCCCTCCCAGAACCCCCTCGTCAGCGATCGCCTCGTCGATTTCCTCCTCTTCGAGGTCCTGGACACCGAGGCCCTGCTCACGCTGCCTGCCTTCGCGGATCATTCCCGTGAGACCGTGGGCCTCTACCTCTCGGCCGCTCGCCGGCTCGCGCGCGAGGTGCTCTTTCCCGCCTACAAACCCATGGACGAGGCCCCGCCGCGCTTCGAGGACGGCCGCGTGCACGTGCACCCCGCGATGCGCGCCCTCTATCCGCGCCTCGTCGAGCTCGGCGTGCTCAACGCGACCCGCCCGCCCGAGGTCGGCGGCCAGAAGCTGCCCCTCACCGTCGCCGCGCTCGCGTCTTCTTACCTGATGGCCGCGAACCTCTCCGCGTACGGCTATCTCGGCCTCACCACCGGCGCGGCCAGGCTCATCGAGTCCTTCGGCTCCGACGCGATGAAAGAGCAGTTCATGGCGCCCATGTACCGCGGCGAATGGACCGGCACCATGGCCCTCACCGAGCCGCAGGCCGGCTCGAGCCTGAGCGACGTGAAGACCCGCGCCATTCCCACCGACGAGGGCCATTACCTCATCCGCGGCTCGAAGATCTTCATCTCCGGCGGCGATCAGGACATCACCGAGAACATCGTCCACCTGACCCTCGCCCGCATCGACGGAGCCCCGCCCGGCACCAAGGGAATCAGCCTCTTCGCCATCCCGAAGCTGCGCCCCGAAGGCGACCGCCTCGTGCCCAACGACGTGCACGTGGCCGGCGTGATCCACAAGATTGGCTGGCGCGGCCTGCCGAGCCTCGCGCTCAATTTCGGCGAGGAGGGCCATTGCCGCGGCTGGCTCGTCGGCGAGCCCCACCGGGGGCTTTCGTACATGTTCCAGATGATGAACGAGGCGCGCCTCATGGTCGGCATGAACGGCGTGGCCACCGCGTCGGTCGCGTTCCACGAGGCCCTCGAATACGCAAGGACCCGCCCCCAGGGCCGCCCCGCCGCGAGCAAGGACCCGAGCCTGCCCCAGGTCCCCATCGTCGAGCACACCGACGTCCGGCGCATGCTCCTGCGGCAAAAGGCCATCGTCGAAGGCGGCCTCGCCCTGCTCGCCACCTGCGCGCACCTCACCGACCTCGCCGAGCACGCCGAGGACGCCCCCGCCCGCCGCCGCGCGTTTCTCCTGCTCGACCTGCTCACGCCCATCGCGAAGAGCTTCCCGGCCGAGAAAGGCTTCGAGGCGAACGCGCTCAGCGTGCAGGTGCTCGGCGGCTATGGCTACACGAGCGAATACCTGCCCGAGGCCTGGCTGCGCGACCAGAAATTGAACAGCATCCACGAGGGCACGACGGGCATCCAGAGCATGGACCTGCTCGGCCGCAAGGTGCCCGCCGCGAACGGCGAGGCGTTCATGGCGCTGCTCGAGGAGATCGCGGCCTCCGCGGCGAGAGCGCGCGCTGCGGGCGTCGAGCCCGAGCTCGCCCAGCGCGTCGAGGGCGCATCCATGGCCATGCGGGAGGTCACGCTGCATCTCGTCGGGCTCGGCCAGAAGGGCGACGTCGAGGGCATGCTGCGGCACAGCGCCCATTACCTCGATCTCGCCTCGACGGTCGTCATCGGCTGGCAATGGCTCAACCTCGCGACGGCCGCGCGCGCAGGCGCCGCCTCGAACGTGCGCCCCACCGACGCGCCGTTTTACGAGGGCATCCAGTGCGCCGCGCAGTACTGGATCCGCACCGAGCTGCCGCGCGTGGGCCACCTGTCCCAGCTCTGCCGGAGCGGCGAGGACTCCTACGCGCGCATGCAGCCCGACTGGTTCTGA